The genomic interval TTCTTATCCTGAACGTGGTCTTCTCAGTGGGAGCGAGTTCCACTGTCCAACCATGCGCCTCGACGATTCGTTTCACTATGCCGAGACCGCGACCCCCTCCCGTCTTGGTCGTGAACCCATCGACGAATATCCTGCTTCTTGCACTTGCCGGGATTGGCTCCCCGTCGTTGGAGATGAGGATGGACAGACTATCATCCTCACGCACTGTGGACACCTCGATGGTTCGAGCCTTTCCGTGCTCAACAGCGTTGCTCAGGAGGTTCTCGATGACCTGAAGCATCTTCACGCTGTCACACTCGATGGTCGGGAGTCGTTTAGCACGTATGGTTACACCCGAAAGGAATGCAGACTTGCTTGCAGTCGATATCAGGTCCGCCAGACGCACCCTATCTCTGCGACCGATGACCAGGCCTGCATCCGCGAGGGCTACCGACTGGCTTATTGTCCGCTCAACCCTCTCCACAATCCGCACTATCGCGTCGACTCTCTCGTCCTTCGTTTCGTCGTGCAGCAGAGCTGCGTATCCAAGTATTGTGTGGAACGCGTTGCGGAGATCATGAGCCATGCTGTGAGCGAACTCGGACAGTTCCTCTCTCTGACGGCTGAGCAGTTCCTCTCTTAGTTTCTCCTCCGTCAGGTCCGTCACTACTAAGAGGACAGTGTCAGCGTTGATCCGTACGCACTGAAAGCGCGAGTGGTAATTGGCACCATCGATTATTGAAGTGAACGAGGTGGTTGTCTCGATGAGCCCCTCAGTATCGAATGCACGCTCGACAAGCAGCTTCACATCAGGAATGTGTGAGTATAGTTCATCCAGTGACTTGCCCGGCAGATGGAACCCCCTCTCTTTGTGATACGCCAGTGTAGCTCTGCTCGCACCATCAATCGTGACAGAACCATCAGCATGCCGTTTCCAGAGTATTGTCCATTCTGGCAGGTTATCGAAGAGATCTCTGAAACTGGGTCCCTCGGCCATCTGAGGTCCAGAGACACAGGGTTCGCCAGTGCGACCGGGAGTGTCTATGTCATTGAGCTCCCTGATCAACACTGCCAGCTCATGGACCTTGCCGTCTTCCAGCATGGGGACAATGG from Candidatus Thorarchaeota archaeon carries:
- a CDS encoding HAMP domain-containing histidine kinase gives rise to the protein MTRGRGRARILLVGNESAENMRAVSSIIYPDPAVEFITAQSIEEAATRLARDCPDAVVCECTIREKTWLDMLIEELKRGVDAPLIVLDPGGLGKGTIRAVTVRAKEYETAYKSPVEGHAEVLRLLQSSLEQGRQDEHTQATASRWKWLRESLPFELMIVDVNGRILEAGHADMSRTRHPVGLSLFDVIPARIRREIKRLFSMASSSGTVQEFNTDSVRGDADTKAMTLTIVPMLEDGKVHELAVLIRELNDIDTPGRTGEPCVSGPQMAEGPSFRDLFDNLPEWTILWKRHADGSVTIDGASRATLAYHKERGFHLPGKSLDELYSHIPDVKLLVERAFDTEGLIETTTSFTSIIDGANYHSRFQCVRINADTVLLVVTDLTEEKLREELLSRQREELSEFAHSMAHDLRNAFHTILGYAALLHDETKDERVDAIVRIVERVERTISQSVALADAGLVIGRRDRVRLADLISTASKSAFLSGVTIRAKRLPTIECDSVKMLQVIENLLSNAVEHGKARTIEVSTVREDDSLSILISNDGEPIPASARSRIFVDGFTTKTGGGRGLGIVKRIVEAHGWTVELAPTEKTTFRIRIPRQSRGGR